The Maridesulfovibrio hydrothermalis AM13 = DSM 14728 DNA window GGATGATCAGTGCCCGCGTAAACTTTGAGCTTTTTGATCATTTTTCTACCAAGGCTGCTCTTAGGAAGCATGCCGCGAACAGCTGTTTCCAGAACTACTTCAGGCTTCTTTTCCATCATAACCTTGAGGGTTCTGGACTTGATACCACCGGGGTGGTTTGTGTGCTTGTAGTAGTGCTTGTTTTCCAGCTTATTGCCGGTCACTTTGATTTTGTCGGCGTTGATTACGACAACGAAATCACCAGTGTCCATGTGAGGAGTGAACATTGCTTTGTCCTTACCTCTGAGCTTGATTGCAATCTGGGTTGCCAGGCGACCAAGCACCATGTCTGTTGCGTCAACTACGTACCACTCGTGGTTAACGTCTTCTTCTTTGGGAATATATGTTTTCATTAGAAATGCTCCTTGCGTGAAATCTGGGAAGGGGATGTATACATATATTGACGATGCGCTGTCAAGTGTAAACTCCCTTTTTTATCAGATTAGGCTTCTGCAACAATCTTTTTAAGTGTTGCGAATGCTTTTTCGATTCCTTCGGGATCGGTACCGCCGGCCTGTGCCATATCTGGCCTGCCGCCGCCACCGCCACCAACCTCTGCTGCAACGGGTTTGATCAGCGCACCGGCTTTGAACTTATCGTGCAAGTCCTTTGTCACTGCGATGATCAGGGAAACTTTTTTGTCATCAACTTTTGCCGCCAGACATATAATTCCAGAATCGAGTTTGGATTTAAGTGCATCTGTCTGATCGCGTAAGGCTTTGACATTAGTAACTTCGAGTTTAGCTGCGATGACCTTTACGCCGCCAATCTCTTCTACGGAACTCATAAGATCCGCTCCTGCTCCGGAAGCCAGTTTATTTTGAAGCCGGTCATTGGCCCGGGTCAGTTCTTTCACCTGAGACATTAAAGCTGCGACCTTGTCAGCGAGCTGCCCCGGTGCTGCCTTGAGCATTGCGGAAGATTTATTAAGCTCTTCGCGCTGCCCTTGCAGGAATGCAAGTGAATTCCATCCGGTAGCGGCTTCGATGCGGCGGATACCCGCAGCTACGCCTGATTCGGATAGAATTACAAAGGTTCCAGCCTGTCCTGTTGCATTGAGGTGGGTTCCACCGCAAAGTTCCATGGATTCGTCTGGAATATCAACCACTCTGACAACATCGCCGTACTTTTCGCCGAACAGTGCTGTTGCGCCTTTTTCAGCCGCATCCTTGCTGCTCATTTCCTGAACAGCTACGGTTGTGTCAGCCAGTATAGCACGGTTTACTTCATTTTCAACCTGACGCACCTCGTCGGGAGTCATAGCTGCAATGTGAGTGAAGTCAAAGCGCAGTCTTTTCGGTCCCACCAGTGACCCGGACTGCTTGACGTGGTCGCCGAGAACTTTTTTAAGAGCAGCGTGGAGCAGATGAGTAACCGTGTGGTTACGCTCTGTCGCCGTTCTAAGTTCCGCATCGACCTCAAGCTTGGCTTCCTGCTCAATGAGCAGTTCGCCTTCGCTAACGAAAATTTTACATACAGTGAGTTCAGGAGCAGCTTTGACTGTCTCCAGAACTTCAGCATTTCCGGTCATACTGCTGACAGTTCCGCTGTCACCCATCTGGCCGCCTGATTCACCGTAGAAAGGGGTTGCGGCAGTGATCATCCAGCCGCCCTGACCCTGCGTGATCTTTTCCAAATGCTTACCATCTTCGGAAAGAAGGTTAACAATTCTGGATTCACTTACCAGTTCAGAGTAACCGGTGAAGCTGTTCTTAAGTCCTGCTTCAAGTACAGTACGGAAAGTCGAGGCGGTGTCTTTTTCGCCGGAGCCTTTCCATGCAGCTTTAGCGCGGTCTTTCTGCTCTTTCATGGCAGCGTTGAAGCCCTTTTCGTCAACCACGAATTTTTGCTTTTCAGCAACATCATTGATGATGTCTAAGGGGAAACCGAAGGTGTCATAGAGCTTGAAGGCCGTTTCACCGGAAATGGTGTTTTTGCCTTCGTTTTTAAGCTCTTCCATCTCTTCTTCAAGAATGATGAGTCCTTTATCAAGAGTCTGGCTGAAACGTTCTTCTTCTTCGCGGACCATGCGGGCCATGAAATCTTTGTTATCGGTCAGCTCCGGAAACTGTCCGCCCATATCGTTTACAACCATCTGTACGGTTTCGTACAGGAATGGATCGGTCAGGCCGAGCAGACGGCCGAAGCGGAAAGCACGTCTGATCAGACGGCGTAGCACGTAACCGCGTCCTTCATTTGAAGGAAGAATCTGGTCCGTGATCAGGAAAGCTATGGAGCGGGAATGGTCGGCGATGACCTGCAATGCAGTGTCAATTTCGTCGTCTTCCTTGTATTTTACACCGGCCTTTTTAGCTACGGCCTGAATCATGGGCTGAAAAAGGTCTGTTTCATAGTTGGACTGAACGCCCTGACAAACGGCTGTAATGCGTTCAAGTCCCATTCCGGTATCAATGGAGGGGTGAGGAAGCGGAGTCTGAACACCGTTTTCATCTTGATCATATTGCATGAAGACGAGGTTCCAGATTTCAAGGTAACGGTCACAGTCGCATTTTCCGATACCGCAGTCAGGTCCGCAGCTCATATTTTCACCCTGATCAATGTGCACTTCGGAGCAGGGACCGCAGGGACCGGTATCGCCCATGGACCAGAAGTTATCCTTCTTGCCCAGCTTGTAAATGCGTTCGACAGGAAAATTGACGGCTTTCTGCCAGAGTTCTCCGGCTTCGTCATCGTCTTTATATATAGTGATATAAAGTTTTTCTTTGGGCAGCTTCAGTTCTTCAGTGAGAAATTCCCAGCAGAATTTGATGGCATCTTCTTTAAAGTAGTCGCCAAAGGAGAAGTTTCCGAGCATTTCGAAAAAAGTATGATGGCGGGCAGTACGGCCTACATTTTCGAGGTCGTTATGCTTACCGCCGACGCGCAGACACTTTTGAGAAGTGGTGGCACGTGCGTAATCCC harbors:
- the rplM gene encoding 50S ribosomal protein L13 translates to MKTYIPKEEDVNHEWYVVDATDMVLGRLATQIAIKLRGKDKAMFTPHMDTGDFVVVINADKIKVTGNKLENKHYYKHTNHPGGIKSRTLKVMMEKKPEVVLETAVRGMLPKSSLGRKMIKKLKVYAGTDHPHTAQQPKTL
- the alaS gene encoding alanine--tRNA ligase, with the translated sequence MKASEIRERFLKFFEKNGHKIETSSSLIPKDDPTLLFTNAGMVQFKKTFLGQEKRDYARATTSQKCLRVGGKHNDLENVGRTARHHTFFEMLGNFSFGDYFKEDAIKFCWEFLTEELKLPKEKLYITIYKDDDEAGELWQKAVNFPVERIYKLGKKDNFWSMGDTGPCGPCSEVHIDQGENMSCGPDCGIGKCDCDRYLEIWNLVFMQYDQDENGVQTPLPHPSIDTGMGLERITAVCQGVQSNYETDLFQPMIQAVAKKAGVKYKEDDEIDTALQVIADHSRSIAFLITDQILPSNEGRGYVLRRLIRRAFRFGRLLGLTDPFLYETVQMVVNDMGGQFPELTDNKDFMARMVREEEERFSQTLDKGLIILEEEMEELKNEGKNTISGETAFKLYDTFGFPLDIINDVAEKQKFVVDEKGFNAAMKEQKDRAKAAWKGSGEKDTASTFRTVLEAGLKNSFTGYSELVSESRIVNLLSEDGKHLEKITQGQGGWMITAATPFYGESGGQMGDSGTVSSMTGNAEVLETVKAAPELTVCKIFVSEGELLIEQEAKLEVDAELRTATERNHTVTHLLHAALKKVLGDHVKQSGSLVGPKRLRFDFTHIAAMTPDEVRQVENEVNRAILADTTVAVQEMSSKDAAEKGATALFGEKYGDVVRVVDIPDESMELCGGTHLNATGQAGTFVILSESGVAAGIRRIEAATGWNSLAFLQGQREELNKSSAMLKAAPGQLADKVAALMSQVKELTRANDRLQNKLASGAGADLMSSVEEIGGVKVIAAKLEVTNVKALRDQTDALKSKLDSGIICLAAKVDDKKVSLIIAVTKDLHDKFKAGALIKPVAAEVGGGGGGRPDMAQAGGTDPEGIEKAFATLKKIVAEA